A portion of the Acanthopagrus latus isolate v.2019 chromosome 21, fAcaLat1.1, whole genome shotgun sequence genome contains these proteins:
- the slc35a3b gene encoding solute carrier family 35 member A3b isoform X2: MLSHTLIHSDRLSTTAPESIPKAPLDANKEYSTMVFSSPSHSLRLKYMSLGVLVLQTTSLVLTMRYSRTLQEDGPRYLASSAVVSAEVLKILACILLVFRETNFSVQAMNQLLKEEIVKKPAETMKLAIPAGIYTLQNNLLYVALSNLDAATYQVTYQLKILTTALFTVSMLGKRLGFYQWLALLFLMAGVTLVQWPTNTGEDSEQKDLSAGSQFVGLMAVLMACVSSGFAGVYFEKILKESKQSVWLRNIQLGVFGFMFGLAGMIVYDGQRVRESGMFQGYNTITYTVVVLQALGGLVVAVVIKYADNILKGFATSVSIITSAVISYFLLEDFNPTGLFFLGSLLVITATFLYGYDRKPVSISAIKV, from the exons TCGATTCCAAAGGCTCCTTTGGACGCAAACAAGGAGTACTCCACAATGGTCTTTTCCTCCCCTTCCCACTCCTTGAGGCTGAAGTATATGTCTCTGGGGGTGTTGGTGTTGCAGACCACCTCGCTGGTGCTCACTATGCGCTACTCCCGCACACTGCAGGAAGACGGTCCCCGCTACCTGGCCTCCTCCGCCGTGGTGTCGGCAGAGGTGCTCAAGATCCTGGCCTGCATCCTCCTCGTCTTCAGGGAGACCA ACTTCAGTGTGCAGGCCATGAACCAGCTGCTGAAGGAGGAGATTGTGAAAAAGCCCGCGGAGACCATGAAGTTGGCCATTCCTGCAGGGATCTACACACTGCAGAACAATCTGCTCTATGTTGCCTTGTCCAACCTGGACGCAGCCACCTATCAG GTCACATACCAGCTGAAGATTCTCACCACAGCCTTGTTTACTGTCTCCATGCTGGGGAAGAGGTTGGGCTTCTACCAGTGGCTGGCACTGCTCTTCCTCATGGCTGGAGTCACTCTAGTACAG TGGCCCACAAACACTGGAGAAGACTCTGAGCAGAAGGATTTGTCCGCAGGCTCCCAGTTTGTGGGACTGATGGCTGTGCTGATGGCCTGTGTGTCAAGCGGCTTTGCAGGAGTTTACTTTGAGAAAATCCTCAAGGAGAGTAAACAGAGCGTGTGGCTCCGTAACATACAGCTGG GTGTGTTTGGCTTTATGTTTGGCTTGGCAGGAATGATAGTGTACGACGGCCAGAGGGTGAGAGAGTCTGGAATGTTTCAGGGCTACAACACCATCACCTAcacagttgttgttttacag GCTCTGGGCGGGTTGGTCGTCGCAGTGGTCATTAAATATGCAGACAACATCCTCAAAGGATTCGCCACCTCTGTGTCCATCATCACGTCTGCAGTCATTTCATATTTCCTGTTGGAGGACTTTAATCCCACTGg tctttttttcctaGGGTCGCTGCTGGTTATAACTGCAACGTTTCTTTATGGCTACGATCGCAAACCTGTCAGCATTAGTGCCATCAAAGTATAA
- the slc35a3b gene encoding solute carrier family 35 member A3b isoform X1, protein MFDSGNTREMTEDCLTASPQDTRDARMSIPKAPLDANKEYSTMVFSSPSHSLRLKYMSLGVLVLQTTSLVLTMRYSRTLQEDGPRYLASSAVVSAEVLKILACILLVFRETNFSVQAMNQLLKEEIVKKPAETMKLAIPAGIYTLQNNLLYVALSNLDAATYQVTYQLKILTTALFTVSMLGKRLGFYQWLALLFLMAGVTLVQWPTNTGEDSEQKDLSAGSQFVGLMAVLMACVSSGFAGVYFEKILKESKQSVWLRNIQLGVFGFMFGLAGMIVYDGQRVRESGMFQGYNTITYTVVVLQALGGLVVAVVIKYADNILKGFATSVSIITSAVISYFLLEDFNPTGLFFLGSLLVITATFLYGYDRKPVSISAIKV, encoded by the exons TCGATTCCAAAGGCTCCTTTGGACGCAAACAAGGAGTACTCCACAATGGTCTTTTCCTCCCCTTCCCACTCCTTGAGGCTGAAGTATATGTCTCTGGGGGTGTTGGTGTTGCAGACCACCTCGCTGGTGCTCACTATGCGCTACTCCCGCACACTGCAGGAAGACGGTCCCCGCTACCTGGCCTCCTCCGCCGTGGTGTCGGCAGAGGTGCTCAAGATCCTGGCCTGCATCCTCCTCGTCTTCAGGGAGACCA ACTTCAGTGTGCAGGCCATGAACCAGCTGCTGAAGGAGGAGATTGTGAAAAAGCCCGCGGAGACCATGAAGTTGGCCATTCCTGCAGGGATCTACACACTGCAGAACAATCTGCTCTATGTTGCCTTGTCCAACCTGGACGCAGCCACCTATCAG GTCACATACCAGCTGAAGATTCTCACCACAGCCTTGTTTACTGTCTCCATGCTGGGGAAGAGGTTGGGCTTCTACCAGTGGCTGGCACTGCTCTTCCTCATGGCTGGAGTCACTCTAGTACAG TGGCCCACAAACACTGGAGAAGACTCTGAGCAGAAGGATTTGTCCGCAGGCTCCCAGTTTGTGGGACTGATGGCTGTGCTGATGGCCTGTGTGTCAAGCGGCTTTGCAGGAGTTTACTTTGAGAAAATCCTCAAGGAGAGTAAACAGAGCGTGTGGCTCCGTAACATACAGCTGG GTGTGTTTGGCTTTATGTTTGGCTTGGCAGGAATGATAGTGTACGACGGCCAGAGGGTGAGAGAGTCTGGAATGTTTCAGGGCTACAACACCATCACCTAcacagttgttgttttacag GCTCTGGGCGGGTTGGTCGTCGCAGTGGTCATTAAATATGCAGACAACATCCTCAAAGGATTCGCCACCTCTGTGTCCATCATCACGTCTGCAGTCATTTCATATTTCCTGTTGGAGGACTTTAATCCCACTGg tctttttttcctaGGGTCGCTGCTGGTTATAACTGCAACGTTTCTTTATGGCTACGATCGCAAACCTGTCAGCATTAGTGCCATCAAAGTATAA
- the slc35a3b gene encoding solute carrier family 35 member A3b isoform X3: MVFSSPSHSLRLKYMSLGVLVLQTTSLVLTMRYSRTLQEDGPRYLASSAVVSAEVLKILACILLVFRETNFSVQAMNQLLKEEIVKKPAETMKLAIPAGIYTLQNNLLYVALSNLDAATYQVTYQLKILTTALFTVSMLGKRLGFYQWLALLFLMAGVTLVQWPTNTGEDSEQKDLSAGSQFVGLMAVLMACVSSGFAGVYFEKILKESKQSVWLRNIQLGVFGFMFGLAGMIVYDGQRVRESGMFQGYNTITYTVVVLQALGGLVVAVVIKYADNILKGFATSVSIITSAVISYFLLEDFNPTGLFFLGSLLVITATFLYGYDRKPVSISAIKV; this comes from the exons ATGGTCTTTTCCTCCCCTTCCCACTCCTTGAGGCTGAAGTATATGTCTCTGGGGGTGTTGGTGTTGCAGACCACCTCGCTGGTGCTCACTATGCGCTACTCCCGCACACTGCAGGAAGACGGTCCCCGCTACCTGGCCTCCTCCGCCGTGGTGTCGGCAGAGGTGCTCAAGATCCTGGCCTGCATCCTCCTCGTCTTCAGGGAGACCA ACTTCAGTGTGCAGGCCATGAACCAGCTGCTGAAGGAGGAGATTGTGAAAAAGCCCGCGGAGACCATGAAGTTGGCCATTCCTGCAGGGATCTACACACTGCAGAACAATCTGCTCTATGTTGCCTTGTCCAACCTGGACGCAGCCACCTATCAG GTCACATACCAGCTGAAGATTCTCACCACAGCCTTGTTTACTGTCTCCATGCTGGGGAAGAGGTTGGGCTTCTACCAGTGGCTGGCACTGCTCTTCCTCATGGCTGGAGTCACTCTAGTACAG TGGCCCACAAACACTGGAGAAGACTCTGAGCAGAAGGATTTGTCCGCAGGCTCCCAGTTTGTGGGACTGATGGCTGTGCTGATGGCCTGTGTGTCAAGCGGCTTTGCAGGAGTTTACTTTGAGAAAATCCTCAAGGAGAGTAAACAGAGCGTGTGGCTCCGTAACATACAGCTGG GTGTGTTTGGCTTTATGTTTGGCTTGGCAGGAATGATAGTGTACGACGGCCAGAGGGTGAGAGAGTCTGGAATGTTTCAGGGCTACAACACCATCACCTAcacagttgttgttttacag GCTCTGGGCGGGTTGGTCGTCGCAGTGGTCATTAAATATGCAGACAACATCCTCAAAGGATTCGCCACCTCTGTGTCCATCATCACGTCTGCAGTCATTTCATATTTCCTGTTGGAGGACTTTAATCCCACTGg tctttttttcctaGGGTCGCTGCTGGTTATAACTGCAACGTTTCTTTATGGCTACGATCGCAAACCTGTCAGCATTAGTGCCATCAAAGTATAA
- the slc35a3b gene encoding solute carrier family 35 member A3b isoform X5 has protein sequence MLSHTLIHSDRLSTTAPEEDGPRYLASSAVVSAEVLKILACILLVFRETNFSVQAMNQLLKEEIVKKPAETMKLAIPAGIYTLQNNLLYVALSNLDAATYQVTYQLKILTTALFTVSMLGKRLGFYQWLALLFLMAGVTLVQWPTNTGEDSEQKDLSAGSQFVGLMAVLMACVSSGFAGVYFEKILKESKQSVWLRNIQLGVFGFMFGLAGMIVYDGQRVRESGMFQGYNTITYTVVVLQALGGLVVAVVIKYADNILKGFATSVSIITSAVISYFLLEDFNPTGLFFLGSLLVITATFLYGYDRKPVSISAIKV, from the exons GAAGACGGTCCCCGCTACCTGGCCTCCTCCGCCGTGGTGTCGGCAGAGGTGCTCAAGATCCTGGCCTGCATCCTCCTCGTCTTCAGGGAGACCA ACTTCAGTGTGCAGGCCATGAACCAGCTGCTGAAGGAGGAGATTGTGAAAAAGCCCGCGGAGACCATGAAGTTGGCCATTCCTGCAGGGATCTACACACTGCAGAACAATCTGCTCTATGTTGCCTTGTCCAACCTGGACGCAGCCACCTATCAG GTCACATACCAGCTGAAGATTCTCACCACAGCCTTGTTTACTGTCTCCATGCTGGGGAAGAGGTTGGGCTTCTACCAGTGGCTGGCACTGCTCTTCCTCATGGCTGGAGTCACTCTAGTACAG TGGCCCACAAACACTGGAGAAGACTCTGAGCAGAAGGATTTGTCCGCAGGCTCCCAGTTTGTGGGACTGATGGCTGTGCTGATGGCCTGTGTGTCAAGCGGCTTTGCAGGAGTTTACTTTGAGAAAATCCTCAAGGAGAGTAAACAGAGCGTGTGGCTCCGTAACATACAGCTGG GTGTGTTTGGCTTTATGTTTGGCTTGGCAGGAATGATAGTGTACGACGGCCAGAGGGTGAGAGAGTCTGGAATGTTTCAGGGCTACAACACCATCACCTAcacagttgttgttttacag GCTCTGGGCGGGTTGGTCGTCGCAGTGGTCATTAAATATGCAGACAACATCCTCAAAGGATTCGCCACCTCTGTGTCCATCATCACGTCTGCAGTCATTTCATATTTCCTGTTGGAGGACTTTAATCCCACTGg tctttttttcctaGGGTCGCTGCTGGTTATAACTGCAACGTTTCTTTATGGCTACGATCGCAAACCTGTCAGCATTAGTGCCATCAAAGTATAA
- the slc35a3b gene encoding solute carrier family 35 member A3b isoform X4 has protein sequence MFDSGNTREMTEDCLTASPQDTRDARMEDGPRYLASSAVVSAEVLKILACILLVFRETNFSVQAMNQLLKEEIVKKPAETMKLAIPAGIYTLQNNLLYVALSNLDAATYQVTYQLKILTTALFTVSMLGKRLGFYQWLALLFLMAGVTLVQWPTNTGEDSEQKDLSAGSQFVGLMAVLMACVSSGFAGVYFEKILKESKQSVWLRNIQLGVFGFMFGLAGMIVYDGQRVRESGMFQGYNTITYTVVVLQALGGLVVAVVIKYADNILKGFATSVSIITSAVISYFLLEDFNPTGLFFLGSLLVITATFLYGYDRKPVSISAIKV, from the exons GAAGACGGTCCCCGCTACCTGGCCTCCTCCGCCGTGGTGTCGGCAGAGGTGCTCAAGATCCTGGCCTGCATCCTCCTCGTCTTCAGGGAGACCA ACTTCAGTGTGCAGGCCATGAACCAGCTGCTGAAGGAGGAGATTGTGAAAAAGCCCGCGGAGACCATGAAGTTGGCCATTCCTGCAGGGATCTACACACTGCAGAACAATCTGCTCTATGTTGCCTTGTCCAACCTGGACGCAGCCACCTATCAG GTCACATACCAGCTGAAGATTCTCACCACAGCCTTGTTTACTGTCTCCATGCTGGGGAAGAGGTTGGGCTTCTACCAGTGGCTGGCACTGCTCTTCCTCATGGCTGGAGTCACTCTAGTACAG TGGCCCACAAACACTGGAGAAGACTCTGAGCAGAAGGATTTGTCCGCAGGCTCCCAGTTTGTGGGACTGATGGCTGTGCTGATGGCCTGTGTGTCAAGCGGCTTTGCAGGAGTTTACTTTGAGAAAATCCTCAAGGAGAGTAAACAGAGCGTGTGGCTCCGTAACATACAGCTGG GTGTGTTTGGCTTTATGTTTGGCTTGGCAGGAATGATAGTGTACGACGGCCAGAGGGTGAGAGAGTCTGGAATGTTTCAGGGCTACAACACCATCACCTAcacagttgttgttttacag GCTCTGGGCGGGTTGGTCGTCGCAGTGGTCATTAAATATGCAGACAACATCCTCAAAGGATTCGCCACCTCTGTGTCCATCATCACGTCTGCAGTCATTTCATATTTCCTGTTGGAGGACTTTAATCCCACTGg tctttttttcctaGGGTCGCTGCTGGTTATAACTGCAACGTTTCTTTATGGCTACGATCGCAAACCTGTCAGCATTAGTGCCATCAAAGTATAA
- the fam78ba gene encoding protein FAM78B, protein MCILARYHLLPSSLVLLILLVAACTMGCIQSIACKPRIKRENIVVYEVSASIDQCPTIIEENSPIVLRYKTPYFRASAGVVMPPVPRNETWVVGWIQACTQMEFYNTYGDIGMSSWELPELREGRVKAISDSDGVSYPWYGNTTETVTLTGPTSKPSRLTVSMNDNFYPSVTWAVPISNSNTPMLTHITRDQSFITWLVAMNSVTKERIVLQTVRWRMRVDIAVDPDMPLGSRASLVGRPYQEQPHILNYQEPIPPNALGRPNANDAQVLMWRPRRGAPLVVIPPK, encoded by the exons ATGTGCATACTGGCCAGGTACCATTTGCTCCCTTCTTCTCTGGTTTTGCTCATTTTGCTTGTCGCCGCCTGCACTATGGGCTGTATTCAGAGCATCGCATGCAAGCCCCGCATCAAACGGGAGAACATTGTGGTGTATGAGGTGTCGGCCTCTATTGACCAGTGTCCCACCATCATTGAGGAGAACTCACCGATTGTGCTCCGTTACAAGACGCCTTACTTCAGGGCCTCAGCCGGGGTTGTGATGCCACCAGTGCCCCGGAACGAAACCTGGGTGGTGGGCTGGATCCAGGCTTGTACCCAGATGGAGTTCTACAACACCTATGGTGATATTGGCAT GTCGAGCTGGGAGTTACCAGAGCTGCGAGAGGGTCGGGTCAAGGCCATCAGCGACTCAGATGGCGTCAGCTACCCCTGGTACGGCAACACCACCGAGACAGTCACCCTGACCGGGCCCACGTCCAAACCGTCCCGACTGACGGTGAGCATGAACGACAACTTCTACCCCAGCGTGACCTGGGCGGTGCCTATCAGCAACAGCAACACGCCCATGCTGACCCACATCACCAGGGACCAGAGCTTCATCACATGGCTCGTGGCCATGAACTCTGTCACCAAG GAGCGTATCGTGCTGCAGACGGTGCGGTGGCGGATGCGGGTGGACATTGCCGTGGACCCAGACATGCCGCTGGGCTCTCGGGCCTCGTTGGTGGGCCGTCCCTACCAGGAGCAACCGCACATCCTCAACTACCAGGAGCCCATTCCTCCCAACGCGCTGGGGAGGCCGAATGCCAACGACGCCCAAGTGCTAATGTGGAGGCCGCGGAGAGGGGCGCCACTAGTGGTCATACCGCCAAAATAA
- the cmpk gene encoding UMP-CMP kinase: MIGRLFGIVSQRVPSLFHRVSLMMKPQVVFVLGGPGAGKGTQCSKIVEGYSYTHLSAGDLLREERAREGSQVGQLIDSHIKEGKIVPVEITIKLLRTAMEDTMQKDEKKFRFLIDGFPRNEDNLQGWNAVMEGQADVKFVLFFDCSNEVCIQRCLERGKSSGRTDDNRESLEKRIQTYLQSTRPIVDQYAKLGKVRTVDASRCVDEVFADVKAILDKEG, from the exons ATGATCGGCCGCCTGTTCGGTATCGTGTCTCAGAGGGTGCCGAGCTTGTTTCACCGGGTGTCGCTGATGATGAAGCCGCAGGTTGTGTTCGTGCTGGGCGGGCCTGGCGCCGGCAAAGGGACTCAGTGCTCCAAAATCGTGGAG GGCTACAGCTACACCCATTTGTCAGCAGGGGACTTGCTGAGGGAAGAGCGCGCCAGAGAGGGATCACAAGTCGGACAGCTCATCGACAGCCACATCAAGGAGGGCAAAATTGTCCCTGTGGAGATCACCATCAAGTTACTCAGGACG GCCATGGAAGACACCATGCAGAAAGACGAGAAAAAATTCCGCTTCCTTATTGATGGCTTCCCTCGCAATGAGGACAACCTTCAGGGCTGGAACGCTGTCATGGAGGGCCAAGCAGATGTCAaatttgttcttttctttgactGCAGCAATGAG GTTTGCATCCAAAGATGTCTAGAGAGGGGAAAGAGCAGTGGACGCACGGATGACAACAGAGAAAGTTTGGAGAAAAG AATCCAAACCTACCTGCAGTCTACACGACCAATCGTTGATCAGTATGCGAAACTTGGCAAGGTGCGCACCGTAGACGCCTCTCGTTGTGTGGATGAG gtgtttgcTGATGTGAAGGCCATCCTAGACAAGGAGGGCTGA
- the bcl6ab gene encoding BCL6A transcription repressor b, with translation MHRVSRKLLQDFDSMATTADGCIQFTRHAGDVLLNFNRLRSRNILTDVTIQVDGQQFHAHKAILVACSGFFYSVFMDPENANLSAISLDPKVDPKGFSILLDFMYTSCLDLKDSLVLVTMNTAIYLQMEHVADTCHRFIKSRHLSVNTEELQMNSLHLAKEVTASRLVNEIEPDFQSNHTTALSSLYMPNVFRGINTSGSYHVYGDHHVPAGKLEGPHKRRCSQEPSANVAHNESATIISHPVPCHTSFPTSTIRPAGAHGRLQRSDTPMEEDSIQHPQTSCLRLSPSFIKGVICSPQSPLRSDCQPNSPTESNSSKNATLSLKQPSELPAARNWKKYKLIVLNQASQGGSDDAPAMSPTPSPCRGGSAGGHGEVQAEEGASDHTEEMLLSQSVDSCSSSTCSSISHSRCSSCGCDSPPCMEMGHLSPDSYSRDDTTKLHSEYSPSRCENNTYFCNGCDSKFIEEDSLKDHMVQVHSDKPYKCDCCQAAFRYKGNLASHKTVHTGAKPYHCNICGAQFNRPANLKTHTRIHSGEKPYKCETCGSRFVQVAHLRAHVLIHTGEKPYPCEICGTHFRHLQTLKSHMRIHTGEKPYHCEKCDLHFRHKSQLRLHLRQKHGAVTNTKAQYRRTPSNIITGLVSSC, from the exons ATGCACAGAGTTTCGAGGAAACTTTTACAAg ATTTCGACAGCATGGCCACGACTGCAGATGGCTGCATTCAATTCACGCGCCATGCAGGTGACGTCCTGCTCAACTTCAACCGCCTCCGCAGCAGGAACATCCTGACCGACGTCACCATACAGGTGGACGGACAGCAGTTTCACGCTCACAAGGCCATCCTGGTAGCCTGCAG TGGATTCTTTTATTCTGTGTTCATGGACCCCGAGAACGCAAACCTCAGTGCCATCAGCTTGGACCCCAAAGTGGACCCCAAGGGTTTCTCCATCCTGCTGGACTTTATGTACACGTCCTGTCTGGACCTCAAGGACAGTCTGGTCCTGGTCACCATGAACACAGCCATCTACCTCCAGATGGAACATGTGGCCGACACCTGCCACAGGTTCATCAAGTCCAG GCATCTGTCTGTGAATACCGAAGAGCTACAGATGAACTCACTACATCTGGCTAAGGAGGTCACCGCTTCAAGGCTTGTCAACGAGATAGAGCCAGACTTTCAGAGTAACCACACAACAGCTTTATCCTCTCTCTACATGCCCAATGTTTTCAGAGGGATCAACACCTCTGGCTCCTATCATGTCTATGGGGACCACCACGTCCCCGCTGGGAAGCTGGAAGGCCCCCATAAGAGACGATGCTCGCAGGAACCCAGCGCCAACGTGGCTCACAATGAGTCCGCTACCATCATCTCCCACCCAGTGCCATGCCATACCAGTTTCCCCACTTCTACCATCCGACCAGCGGGAGCTCATGGGAGACTTCAAAGGTCTGACACTCCCATGGAAGAAGACAGTATCCAGCATCCACAGACCAGCTGCCTAAGATTATCCCCAAGTTTTATCAAAGGTGTGATCTGTAGCCCTCAAAGCCCCCTTAGATCTGACTGCCAGCCCAACTCGCCCACCGAGTCCAACAGCAGCAAGAACGCCACGCTGAGCCTCAAACAGCCCTCAGAATTGCCCGCAGCCCGCAACTGGAAGAAGTACAAGTTGATCGTTCTGAACCAAGCGTCTCAGGGAGGCAGTGACGACGCCCCGGCCATGTCCCCAACACCAAGCCCCTGCAGGGGTGGTTCAGCAGGTGGACACGGTGAGGTCCAGGCAGAGGAGGGAGCCAGTGACCACACAGAGGAAATGCTCCTGTCTCAGAGTGTggacagctgcagcagcagcacctgtaGCAGCATCAG CCACAGCAGATGCTCCTCCTGTGGCTGCGACAGCCCTCCATGCATGGAAATGGGTCACCTTTCTCCAGACTCATACAGCAGAGATGACACCACCAAACTACACTCAGAGTACTCCCCCTCCAGATGTG aaaacaacacctACTTCTGCAACGGGTGTGACTCCAAGTTTATAGAGGAAGATTCCCTGAAAGACCACATGGTCCAGGTCCACAGTGACAAGCCATACAAGTGTGACTGCTGCCAGGCCGCCTTCCGCTACAAGGGCAACCTTGCCAGCCACAAGACCGTTCACACTG GTGCGAAGCCGTACCACTGCAACATCTGTGGCGCCCAGTTCAACCGACCGGCCAACCTCAAGACGCACACCCGCATCCACTCTGGAGAGAAGCCATACAAGTGCGAGACGTGCGGCTCCAGATTTGTCCAG GTGGCCCATCTTCGCGCCCACGTGCTAATTCACACCGGAGAGAAGCCGTACCCTTGTGAGATCTGTGGAACGCACTTCCGCCACCTTCAGACGCTCAAGAGCCACATGCGCATTCATACCGGAGAGAAGCCTTATCAT TGTGAAAAATGCGACCTCCACTTCAGACACAAGAGTCAGCTGCGGCTTCACCTGCGACAGAAGCATGGCGCCGTCACCAACACCAAGGCTCAGTATCGCAGGACTCCCAGCAACATCATCACAGGCCTGGTCAGCTCCTGCTGA